The Austwickia sp. genome includes a region encoding these proteins:
- a CDS encoding HypC/HybG/HupF family hydrogenase formation chaperone — MTGDGRDEAGETTCVTCSDEGRPGVILALPADARPGEPALVRTDRGEERVDLCLVDGVRTGDVVLIHAGLAIAVLPAAERPVGTPA; from the coding sequence ATGACCGGGGACGGCCGCGACGAGGCAGGCGAGACCACCTGCGTCACGTGCTCCGACGAGGGGCGCCCGGGCGTCATTCTCGCGCTTCCCGCCGACGCCCGACCCGGCGAACCGGCCCTGGTCCGCACGGATCGCGGCGAGGAGCGGGTCGACCTGTGCCTGGTCGACGGCGTACGAACGGGCGACGTCGTCCTCATTCACGCCGGGTTGGCGATCGCGGTTCTGCCGGCGGCCGAGCGCCCGGTCGGGACGCCCGCGTGA
- a CDS encoding HypC/HybG/HupF family hydrogenase formation chaperone has translation MCLGLPGKILRTWQDGEARLGEADFAGDHRVIRLDLVPELQAGDWTLLHAGFALQRLDEEEARLTLEALRTAGALASDDLAGADR, from the coding sequence ATGTGCCTCGGACTGCCCGGCAAGATCCTGCGCACCTGGCAGGACGGCGAGGCGCGCCTGGGCGAGGCCGATTTCGCCGGGGACCACCGCGTCATCCGGCTCGACCTCGTGCCGGAACTGCAGGCCGGGGACTGGACGCTCCTGCACGCCGGGTTCGCCCTGCAGCGCCTCGACGAGGAGGAGGCGCGCCTCACCCTTGAAGCCCTACGTACGGCGGGTGCCCTCGCGTCCGACGACCTCGCCGGGGCGGACCGATGA
- the hypF gene encoding carbamoyltransferase HypF: MVALVVRHRIVVTGVVQGVGFRPHVARLAARHGLTGWCRNSSTAVTVEVQGAEAAVEAFRAELVEQAPPLAKILTVRHDVRPVLLAPDNPDGTDDTADATGPAAFAILASDDAPGGRTLVPPDVATCDDCLAELRDPNDRRFGHPFITCTNCGPRLTIITDVPYDRPATSMARFPMCAACAREYADPADRRYHAQPIACPGCGPRLVLSRPSDTDPAGEPLDAGRDAADAARLLGRVRAALLAGQIVAIKGIGGYHLAVDARREDAVARLRHRKHRPHQPFALMACDLATVGAIAELNPAAEALLTDPARPIVILHARPDAPGAAPRVAPGLAPRVAPGVAPGLAELGVMLPYAPVHHLLLDDELPLLVLTSGNVSGEPLVTRDDEALARLGGIADLILAHDREIVVPCEDSVWMLDGDEPLPVRRSRGYAPLPVVLRAGPETPPVDAPVVLAAGAEVKNTVALARDGWAFVSGHVGDLETLSARRHYEATAAALVAFHRRAPDVVAADAHPGYASRAWAVAAAEAYGVPLVAVQHHHAHLAALAAEHGLLGGEPVLGIVADGTGYGCDETIWGGELLLLTDGGATAKRLGHLRPWPLPGGDSGVRHPSRQAVGALAAAGIDAAGTVPHIAAGASAATLAALVTGSRGWVATSSAGRLFDVAAALLGVRQDVTYEAQAAIELEALARTATEPAPFPRPLITSDTGDTSDSDSAPHTSEADGHLMLDPRPALAVLADVSRRTAADGWVADPGSAAAGSYAAERYAAWALGFHEWMAAGLAELAARAASRYGIATVGLTGGCFQNRLLLSATRRQLATRGLTTLTHRVVPPNDGGLSLGQCAVAAARHHPT; the protein is encoded by the coding sequence ATCGTCGCGCTCGTGGTCCGGCACCGCATCGTCGTCACCGGAGTCGTCCAGGGCGTCGGCTTCCGCCCGCACGTCGCCCGCCTGGCGGCGCGGCACGGGCTCACCGGCTGGTGCCGCAACTCCAGCACGGCGGTGACCGTCGAGGTCCAGGGCGCTGAGGCCGCCGTGGAGGCGTTCCGCGCGGAGCTCGTCGAGCAGGCCCCGCCGCTGGCGAAGATCCTGACCGTCCGCCACGACGTACGGCCCGTCCTTCTCGCACCCGACAACCCCGACGGCACCGACGACACCGCCGACGCGACGGGACCGGCCGCGTTCGCGATCCTGGCCAGCGACGACGCGCCCGGCGGCCGCACCCTCGTCCCCCCCGACGTCGCGACCTGCGACGACTGCCTGGCCGAGCTGCGCGACCCGAACGATCGTCGGTTCGGGCACCCCTTCATCACCTGCACCAACTGCGGCCCGCGACTGACGATCATCACCGACGTCCCGTACGACCGGCCGGCCACCTCGATGGCGCGCTTCCCGATGTGCGCGGCGTGCGCGCGCGAGTACGCCGACCCGGCCGACCGCCGCTACCACGCCCAACCCATCGCCTGCCCGGGCTGCGGCCCGAGGCTGGTGCTCAGCCGCCCCTCCGACACCGACCCGGCCGGGGAGCCCCTCGACGCCGGCCGGGATGCCGCGGACGCGGCGCGCCTGCTCGGCCGGGTGCGCGCCGCCCTGCTGGCCGGGCAGATCGTCGCGATCAAGGGCATCGGGGGCTATCACCTCGCCGTCGACGCCCGCCGCGAGGACGCGGTGGCGCGGCTGCGGCATCGCAAGCATCGGCCGCACCAGCCGTTCGCGCTGATGGCCTGCGACCTGGCGACGGTCGGCGCGATCGCCGAGCTGAACCCGGCCGCGGAGGCGCTGCTCACCGATCCGGCGCGCCCGATCGTCATCCTGCACGCCCGGCCGGACGCACCCGGTGCGGCGCCCCGCGTCGCGCCTGGCCTGGCGCCCCGCGTCGCGCCCGGCGTGGCCCCCGGCCTGGCCGAGCTGGGCGTCATGCTGCCCTACGCCCCGGTGCACCACCTGCTCCTCGACGACGAGCTCCCGCTGCTCGTGCTGACCTCCGGGAACGTCAGCGGCGAACCGCTGGTCACCCGCGACGACGAGGCCCTGGCTCGGCTGGGCGGGATCGCCGACCTGATCCTCGCCCACGACCGGGAGATCGTCGTGCCCTGCGAGGACTCGGTGTGGATGCTCGACGGGGACGAGCCGCTGCCCGTGCGCCGCTCGCGTGGGTACGCCCCGCTGCCCGTCGTCCTCCGCGCGGGCCCCGAGACTCCACCCGTCGACGCACCGGTCGTGCTCGCCGCCGGCGCCGAGGTCAAGAACACCGTCGCGCTGGCGCGGGACGGCTGGGCGTTCGTATCCGGGCACGTCGGCGACCTGGAGACCCTGTCGGCGCGGCGGCACTACGAGGCGACCGCCGCCGCCCTGGTCGCCTTCCATCGCAGGGCGCCCGACGTCGTCGCCGCGGACGCCCACCCCGGGTACGCGAGCCGGGCGTGGGCCGTCGCCGCCGCGGAGGCGTACGGCGTCCCGCTGGTCGCCGTCCAGCACCACCACGCGCACCTGGCGGCGCTGGCCGCCGAGCACGGCCTGCTCGGCGGGGAGCCGGTGCTGGGCATCGTGGCCGACGGCACGGGGTACGGCTGCGACGAGACCATCTGGGGCGGCGAGCTCCTGTTGCTGACCGACGGCGGCGCGACGGCGAAGCGCCTGGGACATCTGCGGCCGTGGCCCCTGCCGGGCGGTGACTCCGGCGTCCGGCACCCGAGTCGACAGGCCGTCGGGGCCCTGGCCGCCGCCGGCATCGACGCCGCGGGAACCGTCCCGCACATCGCCGCGGGGGCCTCGGCGGCGACGCTGGCCGCGCTGGTCACCGGCTCCCGAGGCTGGGTGGCGACGTCCTCGGCCGGGCGGCTGTTCGACGTGGCGGCAGCGCTGCTCGGGGTCCGCCAGGACGTTACCTATGAGGCCCAGGCCGCCATCGAGCTGGAGGCCCTCGCGCGCACGGCCACCGAGCCGGCGCCGTTTCCCCGCCCCCTGATCACCAGCGATACCGGCGACACCAGCGACAGCGACAGTGCCCCCCACACGAGCGAGGCCGACGGCCACCTCATGCTCGATCCCCGGCCCGCGTTGGCCGTCCTCGCCGACGTCTCCCGGCGCACGGCCGCCGACGGCTGGGTCGCTGACCCGGGATCGGCCGCGGCCGGCAGCTACGCCGCCGAACGGTATGCCGCGTGGGCCCTGGGCTTCCACGAGTGGATGGCGGCCGGCCTCGCGGAGCTAGCGGCCCGGGCGGCCAGCCGATACGGTATCGCCACCGTCGGCCTGACCGGCGGCTGCTTTCAGAACCGCCTCCTGCTGTCCGCCACCCGACGCCAGTTGGCCACCCGGGGCCTGACCACCCTGACCCACCGCGTCGTACCACCCAATGACGGCGGCCTGTCGCTGGGCCAATGCGCCGTCGCCGCGGCCCGACACCACCCGACGTGA
- a CDS encoding hydrogenase maturation nickel metallochaperone HypA: MHELSLCESIRDVVLTAAQGRPVTGVTVRIGRLRQVVPESLLFCWDAIRHESARGDGLLADAEMAIEEVPVTLACANCGKQTLVEDDLAMLCPGCFATAVEPVTGTECLVLTVDVREAGADRAGIADHAAAGAGMGS, translated from the coding sequence ATGCACGAGCTGTCGCTGTGCGAGTCGATCCGCGACGTGGTCCTGACGGCCGCTCAGGGTCGGCCGGTCACCGGGGTGACGGTGCGCATCGGTCGGCTCCGCCAGGTCGTGCCGGAAAGCCTGCTGTTCTGCTGGGACGCCATCCGGCACGAGTCGGCGCGCGGCGACGGGCTTCTCGCCGACGCGGAAATGGCCATCGAGGAGGTCCCCGTGACCCTGGCCTGCGCGAACTGCGGCAAGCAGACCCTCGTCGAGGACGACCTCGCCATGCTGTGCCCCGGCTGCTTCGCCACCGCGGTCGAGCCGGTCACCGGTACGGAATGCCTCGTCCTGACGGTCGACGTCCGCGAGGCCGGCGCCGACCGTGCCGGGATCGCCGACCACGCGGCGGCGGGCGCCGGGATGGGGAGCTGA